One segment of Streptomyces sp. NBC_00102 DNA contains the following:
- a CDS encoding sugar phosphate isomerase/epimerase gives MSHIRKSFDRRDFLRATAGTTVALAAASVTGVAAATSAAAATSGVPIPKDRIGVQLYSVRDKVSSLGFAVVLAELARIGYQEIEFAGYTQSTSILGRQITLQEIRTLLDDHGLRAVGSHVGIGNLRSNLQAELDAAEILGMPHVGTANAPSNTNTVAAYRAAADEFNVWGAAATARGLKLYQHNHSGEFAFATDQPSVRLYDVFLKNTDPRHVYLELDIYWAYVGQYRWPGFDPAAYVRDQPYRYPLFHMKDGDANAASANGYDIVEFGAGDLPYQKFIRDIGPRTSHLGIWEQDTAPNASPNPPGSFGAAERSLTALKKLLG, from the coding sequence GTGAGTCATATACGCAAATCCTTCGACCGCAGGGACTTCCTGCGCGCCACCGCCGGCACCACCGTGGCGCTGGCCGCCGCGTCCGTCACCGGGGTCGCCGCCGCGACCTCCGCGGCGGCCGCGACGAGCGGTGTGCCCATCCCCAAGGACCGCATCGGCGTCCAGCTGTACAGCGTCCGCGACAAGGTGAGTTCGCTCGGTTTCGCCGTCGTCCTCGCCGAGCTGGCCCGGATCGGCTACCAGGAGATCGAGTTCGCCGGTTACACCCAGTCCACGTCCATCCTGGGCAGACAGATCACCCTCCAGGAGATCCGTACCCTGCTCGACGACCACGGACTGCGCGCGGTCGGCAGCCACGTCGGCATCGGGAACCTGCGGAGCAACCTCCAGGCCGAGCTGGACGCCGCGGAGATCCTCGGCATGCCGCACGTGGGTACCGCCAACGCGCCCTCGAACACCAACACCGTCGCGGCCTACCGGGCCGCCGCCGACGAGTTCAACGTCTGGGGAGCCGCCGCGACCGCGCGCGGTCTGAAGCTGTACCAGCACAACCACTCGGGCGAGTTCGCCTTCGCCACCGACCAGCCGTCGGTCCGGCTGTACGACGTGTTCCTCAAGAACACCGACCCGCGCCACGTCTATCTGGAGCTGGACATCTACTGGGCGTACGTGGGCCAGTACCGCTGGCCCGGATTCGACCCCGCCGCCTATGTGCGCGACCAGCCCTACCGCTACCCGCTGTTCCACATGAAGGACGGCGACGCCAACGCGGCGAGCGCCAACGGCTACGACATCGTCGAGTTCGGCGCCGGTGATCTTCCGTACCAGAAGTTCATCCGCGACATCGGGCCGCGCACCTCGCACCTCGGCATCTGGGAGCAGGACACCGCGCCCAACGCCTCCCCCAATCCGCCGGGTTCGTTCGGCGCCGCGGAGCGCAGCCTGACCGCGCTCAAGAAGCTGCTCGGCTGA
- a CDS encoding PQQ-dependent sugar dehydrogenase: MRRTLRRLITGVLLVAMPALGSVALAPAAEAHPDHEHALDWSNYEKATLTKEVGEPIDLAVLPDSRVLHTARNGDLRLTDPGTGVTKVVNHVDVYQNSEMGLQTVTLDPDFATNKWVYLYYSPPLNTPAGSAPLQLTAGQDDSYWKQWEGYDTLTRFKWTGDSLDLSTAQEIIRVDTNRGQCCHVAGDVDFDGDGNLYLSTGGNTPASGPNVNGYNPINDSAGANPGLDERRGSGNTNDLRGKILRIHVQEDGSYTVPEGNLFPPGTAKTRPEIFVMGLRNPYRLAVDPETNAVMWGDYGPDAGTADPNRGPMGYVEWQTTTKAMNSGWPYCTGDNTRPYRDFDYATLTPGAAFDCSAPVNDSRWNTGLTTLPAATPATLWYGDRDTDQPWPELTSFRGPGGPSGQAPMGGPVYHYDADNPAPGKFPEYWDGKAFFGEFSQDYVAALTLDGPDGPVSTLENFLPNSERSQNGIPPWDNPMDLEFGPDGALYVLDYGDGFFRQNPDAGLYRIDYAEGNKAPTALIKADRTSGQAPLAVTFDATGSSDPENGELTYQWDLDGDGTFDATGPTASRTYPDNGQFEARLRVTDPQGKIGLTSRQITVGNTAPTLRITSPANGGFFNWGDAVPYGIAVEDPEDGSTPDCARAAWTFGLGHNQHGHPVNNGTGCSGGIVTPADAGHGDTENVFGVLGITYTDRGAGGVPAATTDAQVVLNPALMQAEHYDSSEGVTVTDDTTASGQRKLTSFEAGDWIAYDPVSFAGITGVQTRASGAGTLALRWGAADAEPFATVSVPAGEGWQTVTTSLAKAPSGTGEVFVTSSGGVELDSLTFQGSGVADKTAPAVTATLNPPRPNGDEGWYTGNVSLTVSATDNGTVASRQYSVDGGTTWLAANSAVTLSAEGATTVRYRATDNGGNVSAVGSLTVRIDRTGPTVAVSGADANGVYGDSGRLTPVFSAQDTVSGGATATATLDGAPVTSGQALELWRLPLGSHDLTVRGRDRAGNTTTRTVSFTTRTSYADVRSLITRMRAEGLITAQGEQRLSVRLTQAEAHADAGRTAQAAAVLESFADTASDTALVPNGAAGAALARDARALKGGATG, from the coding sequence GTGCGACGCACCCTGAGACGTCTGATCACAGGGGTCCTGCTCGTGGCCATGCCCGCGCTGGGCAGTGTGGCCCTCGCGCCCGCCGCCGAGGCCCACCCGGACCACGAACACGCCCTGGACTGGTCGAACTACGAGAAGGCCACCCTGACGAAGGAGGTCGGCGAGCCGATCGACCTCGCCGTACTCCCCGACAGCCGGGTCCTGCACACCGCCCGCAACGGCGATCTGCGGCTCACCGACCCCGGCACCGGTGTCACGAAGGTCGTCAACCACGTCGACGTGTACCAGAACTCCGAGATGGGGTTGCAGACGGTCACGCTCGACCCGGACTTCGCCACCAACAAGTGGGTGTACCTGTACTACTCGCCGCCGTTGAACACCCCGGCCGGCTCCGCGCCGCTCCAGCTGACCGCCGGGCAGGACGACTCGTACTGGAAGCAGTGGGAGGGGTACGACACCCTGACCCGCTTCAAGTGGACCGGTGACAGTCTCGACCTCTCCACCGCACAGGAGATCATCCGGGTCGACACCAACCGCGGCCAGTGCTGCCACGTCGCCGGTGACGTGGACTTCGACGGCGACGGGAACCTCTACCTCTCGACCGGAGGCAACACTCCGGCGTCAGGCCCGAACGTCAACGGCTACAACCCGATCAACGACTCGGCAGGCGCGAACCCGGGGCTCGACGAGCGGCGCGGCTCGGGCAACACCAACGACCTGCGGGGCAAGATCCTGCGCATCCACGTTCAGGAGGACGGGAGTTACACCGTCCCGGAGGGGAACCTCTTCCCGCCGGGCACGGCGAAGACCCGTCCCGAGATCTTCGTCATGGGTCTGCGCAACCCCTACCGTCTCGCGGTGGACCCCGAGACCAACGCCGTGATGTGGGGCGACTACGGCCCCGACGCCGGAACCGCCGACCCGAACCGCGGGCCGATGGGGTACGTCGAATGGCAGACCACGACCAAGGCGATGAACAGCGGCTGGCCGTACTGCACGGGTGACAACACCAGGCCCTACCGGGACTTCGACTACGCCACCCTCACACCCGGTGCGGCCTTCGACTGCTCGGCGCCGGTCAACGACTCCCGCTGGAACACCGGTCTGACCACGCTGCCGGCGGCCACGCCTGCCACGCTCTGGTACGGCGACCGGGACACCGACCAGCCGTGGCCCGAGCTGACCTCCTTCCGCGGTCCGGGCGGCCCCAGTGGCCAGGCCCCGATGGGCGGTCCGGTCTACCACTACGACGCGGACAACCCCGCGCCGGGCAAGTTCCCCGAGTACTGGGACGGCAAGGCGTTCTTCGGCGAGTTCTCGCAGGACTACGTCGCCGCCCTCACGCTCGACGGACCGGACGGCCCCGTCAGCACGCTGGAGAACTTCCTTCCGAACAGCGAGCGTTCACAGAACGGCATCCCGCCGTGGGACAACCCGATGGACCTGGAGTTCGGTCCGGACGGCGCTCTCTACGTCCTCGACTACGGCGACGGGTTCTTCCGGCAGAACCCCGACGCGGGCCTCTACCGGATCGACTACGCCGAGGGCAACAAGGCGCCCACCGCGCTGATCAAGGCCGACAGGACGTCCGGTCAGGCACCGCTGGCGGTCACCTTCGACGCCACCGGCTCCAGCGACCCGGAGAACGGTGAGCTCACCTACCAGTGGGACCTCGACGGCGACGGCACCTTCGACGCCACCGGTCCCACCGCGAGCCGCACGTATCCCGACAACGGGCAGTTCGAGGCGCGGCTGAGGGTCACCGACCCGCAGGGCAAAATAGGCCTGACGAGTCGTCAGATAACGGTGGGCAACACCGCTCCGACCCTGCGGATCACCTCTCCGGCCAACGGCGGGTTCTTCAACTGGGGCGACGCCGTGCCGTACGGCATCGCCGTCGAGGACCCGGAGGACGGGTCCACGCCGGACTGCGCCAGGGCGGCCTGGACCTTCGGACTCGGACACAACCAGCACGGCCATCCGGTCAACAACGGCACCGGCTGCTCGGGCGGCATCGTGACCCCGGCCGACGCGGGCCACGGTGACACCGAGAACGTCTTCGGCGTCCTCGGGATCACCTATACCGACAGGGGCGCGGGCGGTGTCCCGGCGGCCACGACCGACGCCCAGGTGGTGCTCAACCCGGCGCTCATGCAGGCCGAGCACTACGACTCCTCCGAGGGCGTCACCGTCACGGACGACACCACGGCGTCCGGGCAGCGCAAGCTGACCTCCTTCGAGGCGGGCGACTGGATCGCGTACGACCCGGTGTCGTTCGCCGGGATCACCGGGGTGCAGACCCGTGCCAGTGGCGCCGGCACCCTGGCGCTGCGCTGGGGCGCGGCCGACGCCGAACCGTTCGCCACCGTGTCCGTACCGGCCGGCGAGGGCTGGCAGACCGTCACCACCTCTCTGGCGAAAGCCCCTTCGGGGACGGGTGAGGTCTTCGTCACCAGCTCCGGCGGGGTCGAACTGGACTCGCTGACCTTCCAGGGCTCCGGCGTCGCGGACAAGACCGCTCCCGCGGTCACCGCCACGCTCAACCCGCCCCGCCCCAACGGTGACGAGGGCTGGTACACCGGCAACGTGTCGCTCACCGTCTCGGCGACCGACAACGGCACGGTCGCGAGCCGCCAGTACTCGGTCGACGGCGGAACCACCTGGCTGGCGGCGAACTCGGCCGTCACCCTGTCCGCCGAGGGCGCCACGACCGTCCGTTACCGGGCGACCGACAACGGCGGCAACGTGTCGGCGGTGGGTTCGCTCACCGTACGCATCGACCGGACCGGACCGACGGTGGCGGTGAGCGGTGCCGACGCCAACGGCGTCTACGGGGACTCCGGTCGCCTGACGCCGGTCTTCTCGGCACAGGACACGGTGTCCGGCGGGGCGACCGCGACGGCCACGCTGGACGGTGCGCCCGTCACCTCGGGGCAGGCCCTGGAGCTGTGGCGGCTCCCGCTCGGCAGCCACGACCTGACGGTCAGAGGCCGGGACCGGGCCGGCAACACCACCACGAGAACGGTGTCGTTCACGACACGCA